The Candidatus Acidiferrales bacterium nucleotide sequence GTGATTTCCAACCCATAGATATCGGCCTGATGCTCGTAGTGGCGGCTGAGGCTATTGGTGATGGGATCGGAAAGGAAGTTGAAGATCGCCAGGAAGAAAAGCAACATCGGGAGGACGGCCCAGTCGCTCACCTCTTTCACCCCCGTCCAGCTACCCCACTTCTGAAGCCGGCTGTGAACCATCCCGGCGCCCAGCCAGAAGAAAACGAAGAGGACCACGACGGCGATCCCGATTAACTTCCAGATGTGGTGGAGCATGTAGTGGCCCAGCTCGTGGCCGAAGATAAACAGCGTCTCATCCTTGCTGAGTTTCTCGAGCGTTGTGTCCCAAACCACGACTCGCTTGCTGGCGCCAATGCCGGTGACGTACGCATTGAGCGCCTTGGTCTTTTCGCTCGCTTTCATCCAAAACATCTTCTCTTCCGGGATGGAGAGCCCGGCCCGGCCGAGCAATTGCTCGACGTCGGCCACGACCCCGGGGTTCTTCGCCTTTAGCGGCTCGAACTTGAAAAACAGCGGCTCGATGACCACCGGCGTGATGAAAAGAATAAAGATCAGGATCGGAATGCTTGCCAGCCAGAAGTAGAACCACCAGCGGCGCGGGCTCCGCCGGATAATCCCAAACATGATCCAGAAGACGAACGTCAGGATCACCATCAAGATCAGGCTGGACTTCGTCCAGTCCCAAAGCCACGAACCGAAACTTTGCACGGAAATCTCGTACGCTCGCCCGAGGTGATGGCCGTAGTAACTGATCGGCAGATGGAAAAGGCGCAGGGCAAGAAGGAAAAGCGGGACAAAGATCAGCGCCTCGAAAATGCGCCGGCGGCGGCCATCGCCCACCGCCCAGTTGCGGATCTTCACCGCCAGCCCGGAACGCATGAAGAACCACAGCACCGCCAGGCTGTAAACAAAACCCAGGAAATAGAGACGGTACTGCGCCCGCGAGTAGGCGATGGCCTTTTCTCGCCGCTCGGGCGAAAGGGTATAAGGCTTTATTTCCGCTTTTGGTGCTTCAGCAGCCGCCGGTGCCGTCTGGGCAGCCGGCCCCGGTTGGCTTGGGGCTGAAGGAAGTTGGGTTTGAGCCGAAAGGATCGGCAATGCCAGGAATCCCGAGAGGAGCACGACCAGGGGCAAGGCCCGCCACCGTGCGCCACCGGGCAGGGTAAGCACGCGTCGCATAAATCCTCCAGAAGGGATGGCGAGATGCTTCGTGATCGAAGGGCCGCTCCAAACACCGGGCTCCCGAAGCTTGAGATGGTAACGCAAAGCGATCTGGAAGCTCGATGCTCGAAGCTGGAAACTCAAGCCTCTAACCTCCAGCCTCTAGCCTCAAGTCACACCTGGACGGTGACGCTGGTCTCCACGCGAAAGTCGCCGTCCTCGAGGCGCCGCACCGGCCGGTAGAGCGTATCGCGTTCGACGGGCTCGCGGCCGGCGGCGCGAATCAAACGGACGAGTTCTTCCCGCCGCATCACCTGGGCGGTGGTCGCACCGGCATCGTGGTAGATTTTTTCCTCGACCACCGTGCCGTCCAGGTCATCGGCGCCAAAGCGCAACGCCACCTGCGCCACCCGGGGCGTCATCATGATCCAGTAGGCCTTGATATGATCGAAATTGTCGAGCAACAAGCGCGCCACCGCGATGTTCTTCAGGTCGAGTTGCCCGGAGGTTTTCGGCAGGTGGCTGAGCGCGGTGTGCTCGG carries:
- a CDS encoding M48 family metallopeptidase, with product MRRVLTLPGGARWRALPLVVLLSGFLALPILSAQTQLPSAPSQPGPAAQTAPAAAEAPKAEIKPYTLSPERREKAIAYSRAQYRLYFLGFVYSLAVLWFFMRSGLAVKIRNWAVGDGRRRRIFEALIFVPLFLLALRLFHLPISYYGHHLGRAYEISVQSFGSWLWDWTKSSLILMVILTFVFWIMFGIIRRSPRRWWFYFWLASIPILIFILFITPVVIEPLFFKFEPLKAKNPGVVADVEQLLGRAGLSIPEEKMFWMKASEKTKALNAYVTGIGASKRVVVWDTTLEKLSKDETLFIFGHELGHYMLHHIWKLIGIAVVVLFVFFWLGAGMVHSRLQKWGSWTGVKEVSDWAVLPMLLFFLAIFNFLSDPITNSLSRHYEHQADIYGLEITHGVVPNSAAVAGQAFQILGEVDLADPNPSRFIEFWLYSHPSIPRRVTFAQAYNPWGEGKEPEFIKRP